A window from Lagopus muta isolate bLagMut1 chromosome 5, bLagMut1 primary, whole genome shotgun sequence encodes these proteins:
- the LOC125693922 gene encoding dimethylaniline monooxygenase [N-oxide-forming] 2-like isoform X1, with product MVHRVAVIGAGISGLVATKCCLDEGLEPTCFERSEDIGGLWRFADNADCGRLSVYRSIISNTSKEMSCFSDFPFPEDFPSFLPHNLFLEYFRMYARHFQLLRHIRFKTTVISVRKRPDFATSGQWDVITETEGIQESHIFDAVMVCAGIFQKPHLPLASFPGIETRFRGQYFHSLEYKDAAAFQGKRVLVVGLGNTACDIAVDMSHVAAKVFLSARSTTWVFSRVANHGLPWDMLNTTRFNHFLEWLLPSAIMKRIKIWKMNSWFNHEIYGLASAKSSNFKFIINEELPFCMLSGTIVLKSNVKEFTETSAIFEDGTTEENIDVVIFATGYNFSFSFLEESICNQLKSNRTLYKCVFPPQLERPTLAVIGLIQLTGSVMVGAEIQARWVTGVFAGACKLPPSSKMMAEVSKKQLPVKRSLHVTLQQGSLRELSQLVFLATWWLLQAQSSDPSYTSEIASYAGVKPSMLRLLLTDPRLALAVFFGPCTSYQYRLMGRGQWSGARAAILTQWQRVLKPLRTRVLEDSASSHSWCWLGLLALPTALVVGFLLSKCPKLGWAPRARLMF from the exons ATGGTGCACCGAGTGGCCGTCATCGGGGCAGGGATCAGCGGGCTGGTGGCCACCAAGTGCTGCCTAGATGAGGGTTTGGAGCCCACCTGCTTTGAGAGAAGCGAGGACATCGGGGGGCTGTGGCGCTTTGCA GACAATGCAGACTGCGGGAGGCTCAGCGTGTACCGCTCCATCATCAGCAATACCTCCAAGGAGATGTCCTGCTTCAGTGACTTCCCCTTCCCGGAGGAtttcccctctttccttcctcacaACCTCTTCTTGGAGTATTTCCGCATGTACGCTCGGCACTTCCAGCTCCTGAGGCACATCCGCTTCAAG ACAACAGTTATCAGTGTGAGGAAGCGCCCGGATTTTGCCACCTCAGGCCAGTGGGATGTGATCACTGAGACAGAGGGCATCCAGGAGTCGCACATCTTTGATGCTGTCATGGTCTGCGCAGGAATCTTTCAGAAGCCCCACCTGCCGTTGGCTTCTTTCCCAG GTATTGAGACCCGCTTCAGAGGTCAGTACTTTCACAGCCTGGAATACAAAGATGCAGCTGCTTTCCAGGGAAAGCGAGTccttgtggttggacttgggaACACCGCCTGTGATATTGCTGTGGATATGAGTCATGTTGCTGCAAAG GTATTTCTCAGTGCCAGGAGCACCACGTGGGTGTTCAGCCGGGTGGCAAACCATGGCTTACCCTGGGACATGCTCAACACCACGCGCTTTAATCACTTTCTTGAATGGCTTCTCCCATCAGCCATCATGAAAAGGATCAAGATTTGGAAGATGAATTCATGGTTTAACCATGAGATCTACGGCTTGGCTTCTGCTAAAAG TTCcaattttaaattcattatcAATGAAGAGCTGCCATTTTGCATGCTCTCTGGAACCATTGTGCTGAAATCAAATGTGAAGGAGTTCACCGAAACTTCAGCCATTTTTGAAGATGGAACAACTGAAGAGAACATCGATGTGGTGATCTTTGCCACAGGctacaatttttcattttcctttcttgaagaGTCAATTTGCAACCAACTCAAAAGTAATCGTACCCTATATAAATGTGTCTTCCCACCCCAGCTGGAAAGGCCAACGCTAGCTGTCATTGGTTTGATCCAGCTGACTGGCTCTGTGATGGTGGGAGCAGAAATCCAGGCTCGCTGGGTGACAGGAGTCTTTGCAG GCGCATGCAAACTCCCTCCCAGCAGCAAGATGATGGCTGAAGTCTCGAAAAAACAGCTGCCAGTCAAAAG GTCCCTTCATGTCACCCTACAGCAGGGCAGCCTGAGGGAGCTCAGCCAGCTTGTGTTCCTTGCAACATGGTGGCTCTTGCAAGCCCAGAGCAGTGACCCAAG TTACACCAGTGAGATTGCTTCGTATGCCGGTGTGAAGCCCAGCATGCTGCGGCTGCTCCTGACCGACCCTCGGCTGGCCCTGGCTGTCTTCTTCGGGCCCTGCACATCCTACCAGTACCGCCTGATGGGACGGGGGCAGTGGAGCGGGGCTAGGGCTGCCATCTTGACACAGTGGCAGCGGGTCTTGAAACCTTTGAGAACTCGGGTGTTGGAGGACAGTGCCTCCTCACACTCctggtgctggctgggcctCCTCGCCCTGCCTACAGCACTGGTGGTAGGGTTCCTGCTCTCCAAATGTCCCAAGCTGGGGTGGGCTCCCCGGGCACGACTTATGTTCTAG
- the LOC125693922 gene encoding dimethylaniline monooxygenase [N-oxide-forming] 2-like isoform X2, with product MVHRVAVIGAGISGLVATKCCLDEGLEPTCFERSEDIGGLWRFADNADCGRLSVYRSIISNTSKEMSCFSDFPFPEDFPSFLPHNLFLEYFRMYARHFQLLRHIRFKTTVISVRKRPDFATSGQWDVITETEGIQESHIFDAVMVCAGIFQKPHLPLASFPGIETRFRGQYFHSLEYKDAAAFQGKRVLVVGLGNTACDIAVDMSHVAAKVFLSARSTTWVFSRVANHGLPWDMLNTTRFNHFLEWLLPSAIMKRIKIWKMNSWFNHEIYGLASAKSSNFKFIINEELPFCMLSGTIVLKSNVKEFTETSAIFEDGTTEENIDVVIFATGYNFSFSFLEESICNQLKSNRTLYKCVFPPQLERPTLAVIGLIQLTGSVMVGAEIQARWVTGVFAGACKLPPSSKMMAEVSKKQLPVKRDVPENRNLKLNFISYTSEIASYAGVKPSMLRLLLTDPRLALAVFFGPCTSYQYRLMGRGQWSGARAAILTQWQRVLKPLRTRVLEDSASSHSWCWLGLLALPTALVVGFLLSKCPKLGWAPRARLMF from the exons ATGGTGCACCGAGTGGCCGTCATCGGGGCAGGGATCAGCGGGCTGGTGGCCACCAAGTGCTGCCTAGATGAGGGTTTGGAGCCCACCTGCTTTGAGAGAAGCGAGGACATCGGGGGGCTGTGGCGCTTTGCA GACAATGCAGACTGCGGGAGGCTCAGCGTGTACCGCTCCATCATCAGCAATACCTCCAAGGAGATGTCCTGCTTCAGTGACTTCCCCTTCCCGGAGGAtttcccctctttccttcctcacaACCTCTTCTTGGAGTATTTCCGCATGTACGCTCGGCACTTCCAGCTCCTGAGGCACATCCGCTTCAAG ACAACAGTTATCAGTGTGAGGAAGCGCCCGGATTTTGCCACCTCAGGCCAGTGGGATGTGATCACTGAGACAGAGGGCATCCAGGAGTCGCACATCTTTGATGCTGTCATGGTCTGCGCAGGAATCTTTCAGAAGCCCCACCTGCCGTTGGCTTCTTTCCCAG GTATTGAGACCCGCTTCAGAGGTCAGTACTTTCACAGCCTGGAATACAAAGATGCAGCTGCTTTCCAGGGAAAGCGAGTccttgtggttggacttgggaACACCGCCTGTGATATTGCTGTGGATATGAGTCATGTTGCTGCAAAG GTATTTCTCAGTGCCAGGAGCACCACGTGGGTGTTCAGCCGGGTGGCAAACCATGGCTTACCCTGGGACATGCTCAACACCACGCGCTTTAATCACTTTCTTGAATGGCTTCTCCCATCAGCCATCATGAAAAGGATCAAGATTTGGAAGATGAATTCATGGTTTAACCATGAGATCTACGGCTTGGCTTCTGCTAAAAG TTCcaattttaaattcattatcAATGAAGAGCTGCCATTTTGCATGCTCTCTGGAACCATTGTGCTGAAATCAAATGTGAAGGAGTTCACCGAAACTTCAGCCATTTTTGAAGATGGAACAACTGAAGAGAACATCGATGTGGTGATCTTTGCCACAGGctacaatttttcattttcctttcttgaagaGTCAATTTGCAACCAACTCAAAAGTAATCGTACCCTATATAAATGTGTCTTCCCACCCCAGCTGGAAAGGCCAACGCTAGCTGTCATTGGTTTGATCCAGCTGACTGGCTCTGTGATGGTGGGAGCAGAAATCCAGGCTCGCTGGGTGACAGGAGTCTTTGCAG GCGCATGCAAACTCCCTCCCAGCAGCAAGATGATGGCTGAAGTCTCGAAAAAACAGCTGCCAGTCAAAAG GGATGTGCCTGAGAACCGGAACTTGAAGTTGAATTTCATTAGTTACACCAGTGAGATTGCTTCGTATGCCGGTGTGAAGCCCAGCATGCTGCGGCTGCTCCTGACCGACCCTCGGCTGGCCCTGGCTGTCTTCTTCGGGCCCTGCACATCCTACCAGTACCGCCTGATGGGACGGGGGCAGTGGAGCGGGGCTAGGGCTGCCATCTTGACACAGTGGCAGCGGGTCTTGAAACCTTTGAGAACTCGGGTGTTGGAGGACAGTGCCTCCTCACACTCctggtgctggctgggcctCCTCGCCCTGCCTACAGCACTGGTGGTAGGGTTCCTGCTCTCCAAATGTCCCAAGCTGGGGTGGGCTCCCCGGGCACGACTTATGTTCTAG
- the LOC125693922 gene encoding dimethylaniline monooxygenase [N-oxide-forming] 4-like isoform X3, giving the protein MSCFSDFPFPEDFPSFLPHNLFLEYFRMYARHFQLLRHIRFKTTVISVRKRPDFATSGQWDVITETEGIQESHIFDAVMVCAGIFQKPHLPLASFPGIETRFRGQYFHSLEYKDAAAFQGKRVLVVGLGNTACDIAVDMSHVAAKVFLSARSTTWVFSRVANHGLPWDMLNTTRFNHFLEWLLPSAIMKRIKIWKMNSWFNHEIYGLASAKSSNFKFIINEELPFCMLSGTIVLKSNVKEFTETSAIFEDGTTEENIDVVIFATGYNFSFSFLEESICNQLKSNRTLYKCVFPPQLERPTLAVIGLIQLTGSVMVGAEIQARWVTGVFAGACKLPPSSKMMAEVSKKQLPVKRSLHVTLQQGSLRELSQLVFLATWWLLQAQSSDPSYTSEIASYAGVKPSMLRLLLTDPRLALAVFFGPCTSYQYRLMGRGQWSGARAAILTQWQRVLKPLRTRVLEDSASSHSWCWLGLLALPTALVVGFLLSKCPKLGWAPRARLMF; this is encoded by the exons ATGTCCTGCTTCAGTGACTTCCCCTTCCCGGAGGAtttcccctctttccttcctcacaACCTCTTCTTGGAGTATTTCCGCATGTACGCTCGGCACTTCCAGCTCCTGAGGCACATCCGCTTCAAG ACAACAGTTATCAGTGTGAGGAAGCGCCCGGATTTTGCCACCTCAGGCCAGTGGGATGTGATCACTGAGACAGAGGGCATCCAGGAGTCGCACATCTTTGATGCTGTCATGGTCTGCGCAGGAATCTTTCAGAAGCCCCACCTGCCGTTGGCTTCTTTCCCAG GTATTGAGACCCGCTTCAGAGGTCAGTACTTTCACAGCCTGGAATACAAAGATGCAGCTGCTTTCCAGGGAAAGCGAGTccttgtggttggacttgggaACACCGCCTGTGATATTGCTGTGGATATGAGTCATGTTGCTGCAAAG GTATTTCTCAGTGCCAGGAGCACCACGTGGGTGTTCAGCCGGGTGGCAAACCATGGCTTACCCTGGGACATGCTCAACACCACGCGCTTTAATCACTTTCTTGAATGGCTTCTCCCATCAGCCATCATGAAAAGGATCAAGATTTGGAAGATGAATTCATGGTTTAACCATGAGATCTACGGCTTGGCTTCTGCTAAAAG TTCcaattttaaattcattatcAATGAAGAGCTGCCATTTTGCATGCTCTCTGGAACCATTGTGCTGAAATCAAATGTGAAGGAGTTCACCGAAACTTCAGCCATTTTTGAAGATGGAACAACTGAAGAGAACATCGATGTGGTGATCTTTGCCACAGGctacaatttttcattttcctttcttgaagaGTCAATTTGCAACCAACTCAAAAGTAATCGTACCCTATATAAATGTGTCTTCCCACCCCAGCTGGAAAGGCCAACGCTAGCTGTCATTGGTTTGATCCAGCTGACTGGCTCTGTGATGGTGGGAGCAGAAATCCAGGCTCGCTGGGTGACAGGAGTCTTTGCAG GCGCATGCAAACTCCCTCCCAGCAGCAAGATGATGGCTGAAGTCTCGAAAAAACAGCTGCCAGTCAAAAG GTCCCTTCATGTCACCCTACAGCAGGGCAGCCTGAGGGAGCTCAGCCAGCTTGTGTTCCTTGCAACATGGTGGCTCTTGCAAGCCCAGAGCAGTGACCCAAG TTACACCAGTGAGATTGCTTCGTATGCCGGTGTGAAGCCCAGCATGCTGCGGCTGCTCCTGACCGACCCTCGGCTGGCCCTGGCTGTCTTCTTCGGGCCCTGCACATCCTACCAGTACCGCCTGATGGGACGGGGGCAGTGGAGCGGGGCTAGGGCTGCCATCTTGACACAGTGGCAGCGGGTCTTGAAACCTTTGAGAACTCGGGTGTTGGAGGACAGTGCCTCCTCACACTCctggtgctggctgggcctCCTCGCCCTGCCTACAGCACTGGTGGTAGGGTTCCTGCTCTCCAAATGTCCCAAGCTGGGGTGGGCTCCCCGGGCACGACTTATGTTCTAG